Proteins encoded in a region of the Isoalcanivorax pacificus W11-5 genome:
- a CDS encoding SLC13 family permease: MIAESFQPLVVGLILIALFAAFVREWFKPDVAVMLAVAALLVLGLLDSSQVLSVFSNSAPVTIACLFVISAALEKTGCVDRLGDWIGQASGGRERRLLVGLLLAGLLVSPFINNTPVVMVLMPAVISMAARYRIAPSRLLIPLSYATILGGIITMVGTSTNILVDGVARDMGLAPFSMFEISAPAMLIALVGCVFMYFAAPRFLPIRETLTQQFTGSGDRTFMTELFVPQGSRLAGRTLHEARLTNGTVSVLKLFRNDEEFSAPKPGMRLEVGDKLVVHSRSSDMVDLRSTDLVGLQAARADDSQDLETLRRQDVVIVEAIVGSSSRYVQRPIRDLDLLARYGIHLVAVHRKDASIQDIVDDFQLQFGDVLLVEGTRSQIKRFCDNGDLFAITDGKAPTNRQHKAPIALATIAGVMLLAALNVMPIEGLAIIGAAVVVATGCVRPDETYKTIEWPIIILIFGMLAISIAMRESGLAAMLASALVTLGEGWSPWAMLALTILIVSIATELISNNAVAVLFTPIVIGVAQHLGVDPRPFVVGVMFAASASFATPIGYQTNTLVYSAGNYRFTDFARLGIPLNLIVWLSCVILIPLFWPLTPV, from the coding sequence TTGATCGCCGAATCCTTCCAGCCCCTGGTCGTGGGCCTGATCCTGATTGCCCTGTTTGCGGCCTTTGTGCGCGAATGGTTCAAGCCGGATGTGGCCGTGATGCTGGCGGTGGCGGCGCTGCTGGTGCTCGGCCTGCTGGACAGCTCGCAGGTGCTCAGCGTATTCAGCAACAGCGCCCCGGTGACCATCGCCTGCCTGTTCGTGATCAGCGCCGCGCTGGAAAAGACCGGCTGTGTGGACCGCCTCGGTGACTGGATCGGCCAGGCGTCCGGTGGCCGGGAGCGCCGCCTGCTGGTGGGCCTGCTGCTGGCCGGGCTGCTGGTGTCGCCCTTCATCAACAACACCCCGGTGGTGATGGTGCTGATGCCGGCGGTGATCTCGATGGCCGCCCGCTACCGCATCGCGCCGTCACGGCTGCTGATCCCGCTGTCCTACGCCACCATCCTCGGCGGCATCATCACCATGGTTGGCACCTCCACCAACATCCTGGTGGATGGCGTGGCCCGGGACATGGGGCTGGCGCCGTTCAGCATGTTCGAGATTTCCGCCCCGGCCATGCTGATCGCGCTGGTCGGCTGCGTGTTCATGTACTTCGCCGCGCCGCGTTTCCTGCCGATACGGGAAACCCTGACCCAGCAGTTCACCGGCAGCGGCGACCGCACCTTCATGACCGAGCTGTTCGTGCCGCAGGGCTCGCGGCTGGCCGGCCGCACGTTACACGAGGCGCGGCTGACCAACGGCACCGTGTCGGTGCTGAAGCTGTTCCGCAATGACGAAGAGTTCTCCGCACCGAAGCCGGGCATGCGGCTGGAAGTGGGCGACAAGCTGGTGGTGCACAGCCGCTCCAGCGACATGGTCGACCTGCGCAGTACCGATCTGGTCGGCCTGCAGGCCGCCAGGGCCGATGACAGCCAGGACCTGGAAACCCTGCGCCGCCAGGACGTGGTGATCGTCGAGGCCATTGTCGGCTCGTCGTCACGCTATGTGCAGCGCCCCATCCGCGACCTGGATCTGCTGGCCCGCTACGGCATTCACCTGGTGGCGGTGCACCGCAAGGACGCCTCGATCCAGGACATCGTCGATGACTTTCAACTGCAGTTCGGCGACGTGCTGCTGGTGGAAGGCACCCGGTCGCAGATCAAGCGCTTCTGCGACAACGGCGACCTGTTCGCGATTACCGACGGCAAGGCCCCGACCAACCGCCAGCACAAGGCGCCGATCGCGCTGGCCACCATTGCCGGCGTGATGCTGCTGGCGGCGCTGAACGTGATGCCCATCGAGGGGCTGGCGATCATCGGCGCGGCGGTGGTGGTGGCAACCGGCTGTGTGCGCCCGGACGAAACCTACAAGACCATCGAATGGCCGATCATCATCCTGATCTTCGGCATGCTGGCGATCAGCATTGCCATGCGCGAATCCGGCCTGGCGGCGATGCTGGCCTCGGCGCTGGTGACGCTGGGTGAGGGCTGGAGCCCCTGGGCCATGCTCGCGCTGACCATCCTGATTGTTTCCATTGCCACCGAGCTGATCAGCAACAATGCGGTGGCGGTGCTGTTCACCCCCATTGTCATCGGCGTCGCCCAGCACCTGGGCGTGGACCCGCGGCCATTCGTGGTGGGCGTGATGTTCGCCGCCAGTGCCAGCTTCGCCACGCCGATCGGCTACCAGACCAACACTCTGGTCTACAGTGCCGGCAACTACCGGTTCACCGACTTTGCCCGCCTGGGCATCCCGCTGAACCTGATTGTGTGGCTGAGCTGCGTGATCCTGATCCCGCTATTCTGGCCTTTGACGCCAGTCTGA
- the ppa gene encoding inorganic diphosphatase: MDFAKIPAGKDVPNDLYVVIEIPANANPIKYEVDKDTNAIFVDRFMATPMFYPANYGYIPNTLSEDGDPLDVLVVTPYPVIPGSVIRCRPVGMLNMSDESGKDTKLIAVPHDKLSALYKDVQEHTDLPALLIQQIEHFFENYKDLEPGKWVKVDGWDNADAARKEVLKSIEAYKND, translated from the coding sequence ATGGATTTTGCCAAGATTCCCGCCGGCAAGGATGTTCCGAACGACCTCTACGTCGTGATCGAGATCCCCGCCAACGCCAACCCGATCAAGTACGAAGTGGACAAGGACACCAACGCCATCTTCGTGGACCGTTTCATGGCCACGCCGATGTTCTACCCGGCCAACTACGGTTACATTCCGAACACCCTGTCCGAAGATGGTGATCCGCTGGACGTGCTGGTGGTCACCCCGTACCCGGTGATTCCGGGCAGCGTGATCCGCTGCCGCCCGGTGGGCATGCTCAACATGAGCGATGAATCCGGCAAGGACACCAAGCTGATCGCGGTACCGCACGACAAACTGTCGGCGCTGTACAAAGATGTGCAGGAACACACCGACCTGCCGGCGCTGCTGATCCAGCAGATCGAGCATTTCTTCGAGAACTACAAGGATCTCGAGCCGGGCAAGTGGGTGAAAGTGGATGGCTGGGACAACGCTGATGCCGCCCGCAAGGAAGTGCTGAAGTCGATCGAGGCCTACAAGAACGACTGA
- a CDS encoding GNAT family N-acetyltransferase, whose protein sequence is MDITVRAEQPEDIDTITRLTQAAFLHAEHSSHTEQFIVNALRDAGQLTFSLVALEDEQVVGHVALSPVTISSGVTGWYGLGPISVWPAHQGRGIGSALMHAALAALRQHGAAGCVLLGDPGYYARFGFRPQPGLTLPGVPPEYFQAFGFTDDLPEGEVSYHRAFEATA, encoded by the coding sequence TTGGACATCACGGTACGTGCCGAACAGCCTGAAGATATCGATACCATCACCCGGCTGACGCAGGCGGCGTTTCTGCACGCGGAACACAGCAGCCATACCGAGCAGTTCATCGTCAACGCGCTGCGCGATGCGGGGCAGCTGACCTTTTCGCTGGTGGCACTCGAGGATGAGCAGGTCGTCGGCCATGTGGCGCTTTCACCGGTCACGATATCGTCCGGCGTCACCGGCTGGTACGGCCTGGGACCGATCTCCGTCTGGCCCGCGCACCAGGGGCGGGGCATCGGCTCAGCACTGATGCACGCCGCCCTCGCGGCCCTGCGCCAGCACGGCGCTGCCGGTTGTGTACTGCTGGGCGATCCCGGTTATTACGCCCGCTTCGGTTTCCGCCCGCAACCCGGCCTGACCCTGCCCGGCGTGCCGCCGGAATATTTCCAGGCGTTCGGCTTTACAGATGACCTGCCCGAAGGTGAGGTTTCTTATCACCGCGCGTTTGAGGCGACGGCCTGA
- a CDS encoding addiction module antidote protein, whose product MPKTIEKFHTFDAAYYLDSPEALAEFVSDALETGDVAYIAHALGVVARAKGMAQMARETGLSREQLYRSFSETGNPTLKTLLAVTRSLGIDMAAKPRPVH is encoded by the coding sequence ATGCCAAAGACCATTGAAAAATTTCATACGTTTGACGCAGCCTATTATCTGGACAGCCCGGAAGCATTGGCCGAGTTTGTGTCGGATGCGCTGGAAACCGGGGATGTAGCCTATATCGCCCACGCGCTGGGTGTCGTGGCCCGTGCAAAAGGCATGGCGCAGATGGCCAGGGAGACCGGGTTATCGCGTGAGCAGTTGTATCGCTCGTTCAGTGAGACGGGCAATCCAACGTTGAAAACCCTGCTTGCTGTCACCCGGTCGCTTGGTATCGACATGGCCGCGAAGCCGCGGCCTGTACATTGA
- a CDS encoding type II toxin-antitoxin system RelE/ParE family toxin has protein sequence MKCYETDTFRRWLTRLKDGQAKGRIVSRISRLMAGLPGDVKGVGRGVSELRIDAGPGYRVYFHQQGERWVLLLAGGDKSSQAADIRAAQTLLQRWRAEHAKDH, from the coding sequence ATGAAGTGCTACGAAACGGATACCTTCCGGCGCTGGCTGACGCGCCTGAAAGATGGGCAGGCCAAAGGCCGGATTGTCTCGCGCATCAGCCGCTTGATGGCGGGATTGCCCGGTGACGTGAAGGGAGTGGGCCGGGGCGTCAGCGAACTGCGCATTGATGCAGGACCAGGGTATCGGGTGTATTTCCATCAACAGGGTGAGCGCTGGGTGTTGCTGCTGGCAGGTGGCGACAAGAGTTCACAGGCGGCGGATATCAGGGCCGCTCAGACACTGTTGCAGAGATGGAGGGCCGAACATGCCAAAGACCATTGA
- a CDS encoding DUF2333 family protein: protein MDTSTAPQGAPAPHRKRRWSTTRWAGVALVALLLVNLVLGWYWSREPEPFAVVAPPQAVPGQVMTGTLIQVVNTLLDKPGGYLSNDILPHRLWLDNMPAWEFGVLVQVRDMARVLRRDMSRSQTQSREDPDLAVAEPQFNFDHKSWAIPATENEYRRGVDALERYLGRLVDPANESARFYARADNLNYWLSEVQNRLGSLSLRLSNSVGRAHLDVDLDDGEGSGRIDRTPWLKIDDVFFEARGACWALIQLMQAAEIDFDEVLRRKNAQVSMRQMIRELEATQEAVWSPMILNGSGFGVLANHSLVMANYISRANAQLIDLRALLSQG, encoded by the coding sequence ATGGACACATCCACCGCGCCGCAGGGGGCGCCCGCACCGCACCGCAAACGTCGCTGGAGTACCACACGCTGGGCAGGGGTGGCACTGGTCGCGCTGTTGCTGGTGAATCTGGTGCTGGGCTGGTACTGGAGCCGTGAGCCGGAGCCCTTTGCCGTCGTCGCGCCGCCGCAGGCCGTGCCGGGCCAGGTGATGACCGGCACCCTGATCCAGGTGGTGAATACCCTGCTGGACAAGCCCGGTGGCTATCTCTCCAACGATATTCTGCCGCACCGCCTGTGGCTGGATAACATGCCGGCGTGGGAATTCGGTGTGCTGGTGCAGGTGCGCGACATGGCGCGGGTGTTGCGCCGTGACATGAGCCGCTCGCAGACCCAGAGCCGTGAAGACCCGGACCTGGCCGTGGCCGAGCCGCAGTTCAATTTTGATCACAAGAGCTGGGCCATCCCGGCCACCGAGAACGAATACCGTCGTGGCGTGGACGCACTGGAGCGCTATCTGGGCCGGCTGGTGGACCCGGCCAACGAAAGCGCCCGCTTCTACGCCCGGGCAGACAACCTCAACTATTGGCTGAGTGAAGTGCAGAACCGTCTCGGCAGCCTGTCGTTGCGGCTGTCCAACAGCGTCGGTCGCGCGCACCTGGATGTGGACCTGGACGATGGCGAAGGCAGTGGCCGCATCGACCGCACGCCCTGGCTGAAAATCGACGACGTCTTCTTTGAGGCGCGCGGCGCCTGCTGGGCGCTGATCCAGTTGATGCAGGCGGCAGAAATCGATTTCGATGAAGTGCTGCGGCGCAAGAACGCACAGGTGAGCATGCGGCAGATGATCCGCGAACTGGAAGCGACCCAGGAAGCCGTCTGGAGCCCGATGATTCTGAACGGTTCCGGGTTCGGTGTGCTGGCCAACCATTCGCTGGTGATGGCGAACTATATTTCCCGCGCCAACGCGCAACTGATCGACTTGCGGGCGTTGTTGTCGCAGGGCTGA
- the dsbD gene encoding protein-disulfide reductase DsbD: protein MTILQRSFFRSLALPLILLVCATPALALFGESGNASLFGGNNHELPTPEQAIHVDALPNVDAEAIDLIFEIIDQVYLYQHAFSFRLTDTHGNLLDDFSDFTVPDGKLKHDELFGEVQVYYGQLALRLPLDAIPLTDTVLEVNYQGCIEDTLCYPPQTSSFPLTFVSAEQMSFGAPAPEPVAAPAAPAPTASDDNGFFSTLSSQDANAFSRWLGSHSLGMVLLLFYVGGLLLALTPCVFPMIPILSGIIAGQAEPTARRGFLLSSAYVLGMAVPYTLAGLLVALFGAGLNLQFWLQQPAAIIISAVIFLLLALGMFGVFTLQLPAFLRDRLNAASERRQGGSLGGAALIGAISGLIVSPCVTPILAGALIYVASSGEAVTGALTLFTLALGMGTPLIIFGTGGSHLLPRAGEWMDDIKRFFGVVMLGVAIWLLGRIVSPSLTLGLYGVLLAVYGVQLGALDASGHRLRRGIALVLALYGAIMVIGAAGGGTDPWQPLAHRQAPATAHVASPGEASTGVYGFVDVSGQQALADTLRQAQADNRPVLVDFFAEWCVACKVLEETTLSDAAVLSAMQAQNMLLVRADITDIDRENQAIMAEYGIFGLPSLVFMARDGGEIPESRILGEMSAERFLSHLNTRVFPSI, encoded by the coding sequence ATGACAATACTTCAGCGATCTTTTTTCCGCAGCCTGGCGCTGCCCCTGATACTGCTGGTGTGCGCCACACCGGCCCTGGCCCTGTTCGGGGAAAGCGGCAATGCTTCCCTGTTCGGCGGCAACAACCACGAACTGCCGACGCCGGAACAGGCGATTCATGTCGATGCCCTGCCCAATGTCGATGCCGAAGCGATTGACCTGATCTTCGAGATAATCGATCAGGTCTACCTCTACCAGCACGCCTTCAGCTTCCGGCTTACCGACACCCACGGCAACCTGCTGGACGACTTCAGCGACTTCACCGTCCCCGATGGCAAACTCAAGCACGACGAGCTGTTCGGCGAGGTACAGGTCTACTACGGCCAGCTTGCCCTGCGCCTGCCGCTGGACGCCATCCCGCTGACCGATACCGTGCTGGAGGTGAATTACCAGGGCTGTATCGAGGACACGCTCTGCTACCCGCCGCAGACGTCCAGCTTCCCGCTGACCTTCGTGAGCGCCGAGCAGATGAGCTTCGGCGCCCCCGCTCCGGAACCCGTCGCCGCCCCAGCTGCACCCGCCCCGACCGCCAGCGACGACAACGGCTTTTTCAGCACGCTCTCGTCGCAGGACGCCAATGCCTTTTCCCGCTGGCTCGGCAGCCACAGCCTCGGCATGGTGCTGTTGCTGTTCTACGTCGGCGGTCTGCTGCTGGCACTGACGCCGTGCGTGTTTCCGATGATCCCGATCCTGTCCGGCATCATCGCCGGCCAGGCCGAACCCACCGCCCGGCGCGGCTTCCTGCTGAGCAGCGCCTACGTGCTGGGCATGGCGGTGCCCTACACGCTGGCCGGCCTGCTGGTGGCGCTGTTCGGTGCCGGCCTGAACCTCCAGTTCTGGCTGCAGCAACCGGCGGCGATCATTATTTCTGCGGTCATTTTCCTGCTGCTGGCGCTGGGCATGTTCGGTGTCTTTACGCTGCAATTGCCGGCGTTCCTGCGTGACCGGCTGAATGCCGCCAGCGAGCGCCGCCAGGGCGGCTCGCTTGGCGGCGCGGCGTTGATCGGGGCGATTTCCGGCCTGATCGTGTCGCCCTGTGTGACGCCGATCCTGGCCGGTGCCCTGATCTACGTGGCCAGCAGCGGCGAAGCCGTGACCGGCGCGCTGACGCTGTTCACCCTGGCGCTGGGCATGGGCACACCGCTGATCATCTTCGGCACGGGGGGCAGCCACCTGCTGCCGCGTGCCGGGGAATGGATGGACGACATCAAGCGCTTCTTCGGCGTGGTGATGCTGGGCGTGGCGATCTGGCTGCTGGGCCGCATCGTCTCGCCGTCGCTGACGCTGGGGCTGTATGGCGTGCTGCTGGCCGTCTATGGCGTGCAGCTCGGCGCCCTGGATGCCAGCGGCCACCGCCTGCGCCGTGGCATTGCGCTGGTGCTGGCGCTGTACGGCGCCATCATGGTGATCGGCGCGGCCGGCGGCGGCACGGACCCGTGGCAGCCACTGGCGCATCGCCAGGCACCGGCAACGGCCCATGTCGCCAGCCCGGGCGAGGCCAGCACCGGTGTGTATGGCTTTGTCGACGTCAGCGGCCAGCAGGCGCTGGCCGATACCCTGCGCCAGGCGCAGGCGGATAACCGCCCGGTGCTGGTGGATTTCTTCGCCGAGTGGTGCGTGGCCTGCAAGGTGCTGGAGGAAACCACCCTGAGCGATGCAGCGGTGCTTTCCGCCATGCAGGCGCAGAACATGCTGCTGGTGCGGGCAGATATCACCGACATTGACCGCGAAAACCAGGCGATCATGGCGGAGTACGGCATTTTCGGCCTGCCCAGCCTCGTATTCATGGCCCGCGACGGCGGCGAAATCCCGGAAAGCCGCATCCTCGGGGAAATGAGCGCGGAGCGTTTTCTGAGTCACTTGAACACGCGGGTATTTCCGTCGATCTGA
- the aroQ gene encoding type II 3-dehydroquinate dehydratase: MASLLVLHGPNLNLLGTREPATYGAQTLAQINQGLLALAQERGHHLQTLQSNAEYELIERIHSAVSEGIDFIIFNPAAFTHTSIALRDALLGVGIPFIEVHLSNVHRREAFRHHSYFSDIAAGVIVGLGADGYRLALEAAMTKLAEAKSA, translated from the coding sequence GTGGCATCACTGCTGGTACTGCACGGTCCGAATCTCAACCTGCTTGGCACCCGCGAACCGGCCACCTATGGCGCCCAGACGCTGGCGCAGATCAATCAGGGGCTGCTGGCCCTGGCCCAGGAACGTGGCCACCATCTGCAGACCCTGCAAAGCAACGCCGAATACGAGTTGATCGAGCGCATCCACAGCGCCGTCAGCGAAGGCATTGATTTCATCATCTTCAACCCGGCGGCCTTCACCCATACCAGCATCGCGCTGCGCGATGCATTGCTTGGCGTGGGCATTCCGTTTATCGAAGTGCATCTTTCCAACGTCCACCGGCGCGAGGCATTCCGTCACCACTCCTATTTCTCCGATATCGCCGCTGGCGTGATCGTGGGGCTGGGAGCGGACGGCTATCGCCTGGCGCTGGAGGCGGCCATGACAAAGCTGGCAGAGGCAAAGAGTGCCTGA
- the accB gene encoding acetyl-CoA carboxylase biotin carboxyl carrier protein, with protein sequence MDIRKVKKLIELLEESGIEELEIREGEESVRISRGGYRAGAQQMPMQQPAPMQHVVPAAPAPTASQEAPAVPQHTGHVMRSPMVGTFYRSPSPGSASFVEVGQQVKAGDVLCIVEAMKMMNQIEADKSGTIEAILVENGEPVEYDQPLFTIV encoded by the coding sequence ATGGATATTCGCAAAGTCAAAAAGCTGATCGAGCTGCTGGAGGAATCCGGCATCGAAGAACTGGAAATCCGCGAAGGCGAGGAATCCGTGCGCATCAGCCGCGGCGGTTACCGCGCCGGTGCGCAGCAGATGCCAATGCAGCAACCGGCGCCGATGCAGCATGTGGTGCCGGCCGCCCCGGCACCGACCGCCAGCCAGGAAGCTCCGGCCGTGCCCCAGCACACCGGCCATGTCATGCGCTCCCCGATGGTCGGGACTTTCTATCGCTCGCCTTCCCCGGGCTCGGCCTCCTTCGTCGAAGTGGGCCAGCAGGTCAAGGCCGGCGATGTGCTGTGCATTGTCGAAGCGATGAAAATGATGAACCAGATCGAGGCCGACAAGTCCGGCACCATCGAGGCGATCCTGGTGGAAAACGGCGAACCGGTGGAATACGACCAGCCACTGTTCACCATCGTCTGA
- the accC gene encoding acetyl-CoA carboxylase biotin carboxylase subunit — MLEKVVIANRGEIALRILRACREMGIRTVAVYSKADRDLMHVRLADEAVCIGPAPSVDSYLNIPAIISAAEVTDADAIHPGYGFLAENADFAERVERSGFTFIGPKSDTIRLMGNKVSAIEAMKKAAVPTVPGSNGPVSEDSEHALRLGREIGYPVIIKAAAGGGGRGMRVVENEEALMKSISLTRSEARNAFGDDTVYMEKFLQHPRHVEIQVLADGQGNAIHLGDRDCSLQRRHQKVVEEAPAPHIPQHLKDEVAKRCVDACIEIGYRGAGTFEFLYEDGGFYFIEMNTRVQVEHPVTEMITGVDIVKEQLRIAAGLPLSVRQEDISFSGHAIEVRVNAEDPVTFTPCPGKITYFHAPGGNGVRVDSHIYTGYTVPPYYDSLIGKIITWGPDRATAFARMRNALEEVVVDGIRTNIALHRDKIFRDKHFAEGGVDIHYLESKLGQS; from the coding sequence ATGCTGGAAAAAGTCGTCATTGCCAATCGCGGCGAGATCGCCCTGCGCATATTGCGGGCCTGCCGCGAGATGGGCATCCGCACCGTCGCGGTATATTCCAAGGCCGACCGCGACCTGATGCATGTGCGGCTGGCCGATGAGGCCGTCTGCATCGGCCCGGCGCCGTCGGTGGATTCCTACCTGAATATTCCGGCGATCATTTCCGCCGCTGAAGTCACCGATGCCGATGCGATCCATCCCGGCTACGGTTTCCTGGCGGAGAACGCCGACTTCGCGGAGCGTGTGGAACGTTCCGGCTTTACCTTTATCGGCCCGAAGTCCGACACCATCCGCCTGATGGGCAACAAGGTGTCGGCCATCGAGGCGATGAAAAAAGCCGCCGTCCCGACTGTCCCCGGCTCCAACGGCCCGGTCAGCGAAGACAGCGAGCACGCCCTGCGCCTGGGCCGCGAGATCGGCTATCCGGTCATCATCAAGGCGGCGGCCGGCGGCGGTGGCCGGGGCATGCGCGTGGTGGAAAACGAAGAGGCGCTGATGAAATCGATCAGCCTGACCCGCTCGGAAGCGCGCAACGCCTTCGGCGACGACACCGTGTACATGGAGAAATTTCTCCAGCATCCGCGTCACGTCGAGATCCAGGTGCTGGCCGATGGCCAGGGCAATGCCATTCACCTGGGTGACCGGGACTGCTCGCTGCAGCGCCGGCACCAGAAAGTGGTGGAAGAAGCGCCCGCACCGCATATCCCGCAGCACCTGAAAGATGAAGTGGCCAAGCGCTGCGTCGACGCCTGCATCGAAATCGGTTACCGGGGCGCCGGCACGTTCGAGTTCCTGTACGAAGACGGCGGCTTCTACTTCATCGAGATGAATACCCGCGTGCAGGTGGAACACCCGGTGACCGAAATGATCACCGGCGTCGACATCGTCAAGGAACAGTTGCGGATTGCCGCCGGCCTGCCGCTGTCGGTGCGCCAGGAAGATATCAGCTTCAGTGGCCATGCCATCGAAGTGCGTGTGAACGCCGAGGACCCGGTGACCTTTACCCCTTGCCCCGGCAAGATCACCTACTTCCACGCGCCCGGTGGCAATGGCGTGCGCGTCGACTCGCACATCTATACCGGCTACACGGTGCCGCCCTACTACGATTCGCTGATCGGCAAGATCATCACCTGGGGCCCGGACCGCGCCACCGCGTTCGCACGCATGCGCAACGCGCTGGAGGAAGTCGTGGTGGACGGCATTCGCACCAACATTGCCCTGCACCGCGACAAGATCTTCCGTGACAAGCACTTCGCCGAAGGCGGCGTGGATATCCACTACCTGGAATCGAAGCTCGGCCAGAGCTGA
- the prmA gene encoding 50S ribosomal protein L11 methyltransferase, producing MPWLQLHIPSTADHAEAVEDMLLALGASAVTLADGADQPLFEPPPGATPLWRETIVSALFEADADGEAIIKALNEHLDPPPADYRFEQVADQAWERAWMDDFKPMPFGERLWIVPSWAEAPDAGAVNLKLDPGLAFGTGTHETTALCLNWLDGADLAGKSVLDFGCGSGVLAIAALLLGAEYAVATDIDPQALLATRENARLNGVGDRLTCFLPEDMPAAHFDVVLANILAGPLVELAPQLINHCRPGGRIVLSGILAEQAGNVVAAYQPQVELNPVAVRGDWTRVDGTRKA from the coding sequence ATGCCCTGGCTGCAATTGCACATCCCGAGTACCGCCGATCACGCCGAAGCGGTGGAAGACATGCTGCTGGCGCTGGGCGCCAGCGCCGTGACGCTGGCTGACGGCGCCGACCAGCCGCTGTTCGAGCCACCGCCGGGGGCCACGCCGCTGTGGCGGGAAACCATCGTCAGCGCCCTGTTCGAGGCAGATGCCGACGGCGAGGCGATCATCAAAGCCCTGAACGAACACCTGGACCCGCCGCCGGCCGACTACCGCTTTGAACAGGTCGCCGACCAGGCCTGGGAACGGGCCTGGATGGACGACTTCAAGCCGATGCCCTTCGGTGAGCGGCTGTGGATCGTGCCCAGCTGGGCCGAGGCGCCGGATGCCGGCGCCGTGAACCTGAAACTCGACCCGGGCCTGGCGTTCGGCACCGGCACCCATGAAACCACCGCTCTGTGCCTGAACTGGCTCGACGGCGCCGACCTGGCCGGCAAAAGCGTGCTGGATTTCGGCTGCGGCTCCGGCGTGCTGGCGATCGCCGCGCTGTTGCTGGGCGCGGAATATGCCGTGGCCACCGACATTGACCCGCAGGCGCTGCTGGCGACGCGCGAGAACGCCCGGCTCAATGGCGTCGGCGACCGCCTGACCTGCTTCCTGCCGGAGGATATGCCCGCAGCGCACTTTGATGTGGTGCTGGCGAATATCCTCGCCGGCCCGCTGGTGGAACTGGCGCCGCAGCTGATCAATCATTGCCGCCCCGGCGGGCGCATCGTACTGTCCGGCATCCTGGCCGAGCAGGCCGGCAATGTGGTCGCAGCCTACCAGCCCCAGGTCGAACTGAACCCGGTCGCGGTGCGTGGCGACTGGACAAGAGTAGACGGAACCCGCAAAGCCTGA